DNA from Papio anubis isolate 15944 chromosome 1, Panubis1.0, whole genome shotgun sequence:
CCCTGCGGGAGATCCGGCGCTACCAGAAGTCCACGGAGCTGCTGATCCGCAAGCTGCCCTTCCAGCGGCTGGTACGCGAGATCGCGCAGGACTTTAAGACGGACCTGCGCTTCCAGAGTTCTGCCGTGATGGCGCTGCAGGAGGCCAGCGAGGCCTACCTGGTGGGGCTGTTCGAAGACACGAACCTGTGCGCCATCCACGCCAAGCGCGTGACCATCATGCCCAAGGACATCCAGCTGGCCCGCCGCATCCGTGGTGAGCGGGCTTAAGAAGTGCGCGTTCGGTCGGAGGTTCCATCGTATCCAAAAGGCTCTTTTCAGAGCCACCCACATCAGCACTTGGAAGAAGCTGTACCGCTTGCCCTCCGTGCTCCCCCTCTGGCATTAGAGCGGGGAAGGCACTTCCGGTTAGGCTCCCAACAAAACACGGGGTCGGTTGACCAGTCAGGTCCCCTGCTGCGGTGCCATCTTGAGCTCTGCCGACTTCGGCCACTTGGCCTATCCGGACTGGCCGGGCTGCGGCCGCTTTCCTTGGCGCCGGCTTGGGGGCTTTGACGGTCCGGCTCTTCCTGCGCGTGACCGGGGCCCTGCGTGGCGGGGGGAGGCGGGGCAGGAGGGACGGGGCGTCGGTCCCGAGGCCAGGGGTCACCAGGCGGACGCTCAGGGCTCGCGGTCCTGAGAGCGCCTGGCCTTTGCGGAAGTGGAGGGCCACACGCCCGTGCTTCGCGCCCAAACCGGCCTCACCCGGCGCGGCCCTCCGGCTAGGGAGGGAAatgaccacctcggcctcgccGGGGTTCTGCGGGCAAACGTGGGGAGAACTGCGCTGGGGCTGCCGGTCGGGCCCACGCCACCTCCACCAGCACAGTGGTAACCCCCACATCCTGCCCCTAAGCCAAAATTCCCGGGGGCACGGGGTGTGGGCGGAATTTTGTGAATCTGGGCTTAATCGAGCTGTTCCCTGTCCATGTCCACAGAAGGAGACTCACTCTATTCCAATGAGGGCACTCGGTCCTCTTAGAAGCTGCATGGTGTGTCTTGGATTTTCTGTCCAGACTCAGTAGTTCCTTTACATTGTTTTCGTCGGACACGTGGGCAGACGCTGGTCCCCGAGTTCAGATCCTTGGGAAGACAGTAGATCAAACGTGGGCCCCCGTTGGGCAAATGAAGTTCCTCACCTTAGGAAATCGTGACAGGAGGCCTCAGAGGCGATCTCTATAGTCTCTgggagctgggaagtccaaggcctCCTAGTGGGAAAGTGAGGCAGGGTCTTGCAGAGCCCACTCTACACAGGGCCAGATACAAATGGCCGTAGAGGTCTTAGGTAACACCTTCTCGGTCATTTAGTTGCACCTCAAAGAAGCCAGGGCTTTGGTTTTCTTTGACAGGTTAAAAGCATTCACCGCAGAGATCTGTGAGAATtaagaggggagaagggaaaatggaataaaacttcGTTTTGTAAAGCTGCCATTTTGCCTTTCCTGAGGCGTGTTAAGTGAGGAGAGCAGTGTAGGTGAGCCCTGCTGGGGACTGCCACATGTTTCTGCTCCAGGGTCACAGCAATTTCTCGAGTATGCCTCCGGGTCTCTGCGGAGACCCTCATAACCTGCTTAGGCCCACAGTGCATGGGCGGTATTCTGACTTCAAAAACTAGTGACCTTcagaggtgggtgggtcacccaCCATCTCTGCACCCAGCTTCTCAGGTCCAGTAGTGACTGAGCAGAGACTGGAACCCGCGGATGTTGGTGTCAGACATCTAGGTCCTCTGActgcccccccccaccccgcacCCCAGATCACACTCCTTTCACTCACCAGTCTGGGCACCTCTAAACTCCAGGAGGTCTCCCCGGCTGAATCTCAAAGGAAAATTTCTTGGCATTTTTTTAATATCCAGTCAGGAGTAGAATTCATTACATCTTGTGGTCCTGGCACTGTGAAGGCCTGCACTCACAGGAATCTGTCAGTCTTCGTATTTGTTTGCGAGACCAGCATAAGCTGAATTCATCAATACAAGATAACATTCTAAAATGCTAAGTTTTAACATTTAATCATTCCCTGTACTTAAATCATTGTCTCCCCTCAGGTGACAGTTAAAGGATAATTAAGGATACGGTAAAGAAATACTCTTCctctggctgggcactgtggctcacagctgttaatcccagcactttgggaggcggaggtgggcggattgcttgaagtcaaagttccagaccagcttgggaaacatagcaagaccttgtctctacaacaacaacagaaaaaagaaaaagaaaaaagaaatacctagcCG
Protein-coding regions in this window:
- the LOC101002132 gene encoding histone H3; this translates as MARTKQTARKSTGGKAPRKQLATKAARKSAPATGGVKKPHRYRPGTVALREIRRYQKSTELLIRKLPFQRLVREIAQDFKTDLRFQSSAVMALQEASEAYLVGLFEDTNLCAIHAKRVTIMPKDIQLARRIRGERA